In Flavobacterium praedii, the DNA window TGTTTTATGGTATTCATTAAAAATAATAGCCGTAACCCCTTTGTTTTGATAATCTGGATGCACTCCGATAAGGTAGAAAACAACATCTTTACTATTGCGTCTTGCATTCAATAAATGAAGAAAGCCAAAAGGAAATAATTTACCATTAGCTTTTTGAAGTGCTTTTGAAAAACTCGGCATCACAATGGCAAATGCCACTAAATTTCCATTTTTATCTTCGACATATTTTATGTATTCCGGATTGATGAAACTGATGTATTTTTTCTTGAAATATTCCTTTTGAATGTCGGATATTGCTACAAATGAAGACAAGTTAGCATAGGATTCATTAAACAAATCAAACATTTTATCCACATACGGCATTACTGCTTTAGTCGATTTGAAATTTATGGGTTTGAGTTGGTATCTGGTTTTGACTAACTCATTTATTCTTTCAAAAAATTCCGGTTTAGCATTAGCGAAAGGAAATTTATTTTCAACATATTCTTTCTCGGTACTATAACCCAATTGTTCAAAATGAGCAGCATAATAGGGATGATTGTACCAAGTAATCATAGTTCCCAGTTCATCAAATCCTTCTGTCAAAACTCCAACTTTATCCAGATTTGAAAATCCCATAGGGCCTTCTACATATTCCAGATTATTTTTTTTTCCCAGTTCATATACTTTTTCCAGCAACGCTTTGGTCACTTCAATATCATCAATAACATCAAACCAGCCAAAACGAACTTTCTTTTTTTGTTGGTAATTGACTTCGTCCCAATTTATGATTGTAGCAATTCTACCGACCAATGCATTGTTTTTATATGCAACATAAAAATTGGCTTCAGCACTATTAAACGCCGGATTTTTTGTTTTATCGAAAGTTTCCAACTCATCCGCAATTATAGGAGGAACCCAATACGGATTGTCTTTGTATAAGGCAAAAGGGAATTTTATAAATTCTATTAACTCATTTTTGGTCTTGGCTTCTTGTATGGTAATCATTGTTGTTTATAGGGAATTGCTATTACTTTTTATTAAATATTCTAAATCCTTTTTTGGTTTTTGTTTTTTTTGCCATTTTTTGTGCGGCTTGCTCTTCTTTGGTCAAAAGTTGGACTTCTTTATATCGGCCATCCCATCGCCAAGACATTCCAACCCCTCCATAAAGAATAGAGGGTGTATCTTTAAAATTAGTACTTATAGAAGCATCAACTTGCAAATTCTTGTTGATTAAATAAGCTGCTCCACCTCTTACAATGGCATCACTATAAAAATCACTTTTAATACCTTGATTTTCCACAAAGGCAGACCATTTATCATTAATTCCTTTAGTCAAAGTCAAGATATAACTCAAACTTGGATAGTCCGTAGTCATATAGTTTGAAATAATATTGGTTACAAATACCCAAGAACCATCACCTAAATGATTTTGCAAAATAACAGCTACTTTTGGAGAAATACTTGATTCTGGAGAAAAATAAAATGGATTGTCAGCTCCTGTAAAATTGGCACCGGCAAAAACAGCGACAGCGGGAATTACTTGATGCCAATTGAATTTATGGTTGGCATTCCAACTGTATATATTCACCTCTTTTTTATATCCTTTATTAGGATCATAAATTAAGTATTTCGCTCCTAAAACAGTTTGTTTAAAATCGGCTCTATCGTCAATTTGCATCGGATAGGTAAATCTTTCATTTACAAATTGAACATCTGCAATGAATTCTAAATTTTCTAGAAAAGCACCATATCGCACCTCAAAATCAATTCCAAAACCATTGGCATCATATTTCAAAAGATTATGATTTTCTTGAATTCCAAACACTCCTGTCTCTACTTGAAGTACTGTTTTTCCAACAGCAAAAGCCGACATAGATTCACCCGGTCTATTCGAATTGATCTCGTCTGTGTGTTGACTATAATGAATTGTTGGAATTAAAAAAAGAGATACTGCAACTACTGTTTTGACATTGAACATACTGAATTATTTGAGTGAAAAGCTATAACGCATTTCAAATGTACTATATTTTATTGTAACTATCATTTGGTTAAAAAATTCTTCAGAATATTAACTTTAAAAAAGTATTATTACAAAATACCCAATTATCTAAAACAGATTTTACATCGGATTTTGATTCAAAAAAGAAATCAATTCCTGAGTCGCTTTTCCTCTGTGGCTAATTCTATTTTTTGTGTCTAATGACAATTGAGCAAATGTTTCTTGGTACCCTTGTGGTCTAAAAATGGGGTCGTAACCAAAACCTTGATTACCATTTTTTTCTAAAGTTATTTCACCTTTCGCAATTCCAGTAAATAAATATTGTTTCCCTTTAAGGTTTAGTGTTATTACAGTTTTAAACTGAGCATTTCTATTGGTTGAATTTTCTAAATTCAAAAGTAATTTATCCATATTATCTTCGGAAGAACGTTGTTCACCAGCATACCGAGCGGAATATACCCCAGGTTCGCCATTTAAAGAATCAACTTCGAGTCCAGTATCATCTGCAAAACAATCATAACCATATTTCTCTGTAATATAATTGGCTTTCATAATCGCATTTCCTTCAATGGTATCAGCAGTTTCCGGAATATCTTCTAGACAACCAATACTTTCTAAACTAATAATTTCGATACTTTCTGGAAGCATACTTTGTATTTCGAGAATTTTATTTTTATTATTGGTAGCGAAAACAATTTTCATTTATTAGAATATTAAAATTTTAAGAATGCAAATGTATTGGTTTATTAAATTCTAATAGACTTCGAATTAAAAATAGTTCCATTCTAAAAACAGATAATAAGACGCCGATTCTAAAAACAGTTATTATCCGAGTTAAACTACTGTTAATCTACTAATCTTTAATAATTTATACAGCATTTAATTGTATATTTGATTGTGGTTTTGATTAATTACTTGAGGTATAATATCATAAATATTTCAATATTAGAAAAAGTATCTCAATAGTCAACTATACGACATATTGTATAAGTTTGATAATGATAAATCAGAACTTACAAATTAGAGGGTCTTGAAAAAGCCCTCTTTTTTTGCTCAATTTTTAAGTGTATCTTAATCTAACATACACGTGTTTGATGCCTTTTTTATCCGAATCCCTTTCGTCAATTTCTAAAATATCGGTTAGGGATTTAAGCATTGGAGTAAGTTTGGTAAAACCATAACTTCTTGGATCAAATTCGGGTTTATTTTTTACAATTAGATTCCCCACATCACCCAAAAATGCCCATCCAGCATCATCACAAATAGCATCAATGGCATCTTCAATCAAATCTATTGTTGGATTATCTATTTTTATCGATGGTTCTTTTTCAGGAATCTTTTTGGCATCTTTAGTTTCTGTATTTGAATTTGCAGCTGAAGGTTTAGGTTTTTTCTTTTTGATAGCACCATCCAAAACTTCAATATAAATAAATCGGTCACAAGCTACAATGAAGGAATTCGGTGTTTTTTTCTCGCCAATCCCAATCACTTTCATTCCCGATTCTCGCAAACGAATAGCCAAACGTGTAAAATCACTATCACTGGAAACAATACAAAAACCATCTACTTTGTCTGAATACAACAAATCCATTGCGTCAATAATCATCGCCGAATCAGAGGAATTTTTCCCTACGGTGTAACTGTATTGTTGTATTGGTGTTATAGCATGTTCGAGCAAAACCGATTTCCAACCGTTGGCATTGGGTTTCGTCCAATCAGCATAAATACGTTTGGTGGTAGGTGTTCCATACTTTGTGATTTCCTCCATCATTCCTTTGACATTACTATAAGGAACATTGTCGGCATCAATAAGCACAGCGAGTTTTAGTTCTTTTTCGATTTGAGACATCTCTTTTTATTTTAGACTTTGAATTGTAGATTTTAGATAATTGATTTTATCCTTTTTATATTACTATTTAACCTGATTCAAATATACGTGTTTTTATTAAAGAAAGTTGTTGCATGTGCTTTAGCCCTGATGGAAATGGAAAGCCTCAACGGAATAAACCTATTTTTTCTTTTGGCGCAAGAGCGACTGGAAGAAGCTCCTTGCGACACAATAGAAAAAAAGGTTTATGACGGAGAGCTTGTAATGGACAGCAGGAAATAGCTTCACCTTTCGACTTCGCTCAGGATGACAGGATTGCTATTAATAATGGCTTTGTTTTAGAAAAATAAATATACTTTCAAGATGTTAATACATTATAAATATTTATTTTTGCTCCCGATTCCGAAACTTAGGAACGGGACTTAAAATTAATAGTAGTACAGACATATATTATGGTAAAAGATTTATTCGAAAGAATTCAAAACAATAAAGGACCATTAGGAAAATGGGCGTCACAAGCAGAAGGTTATTTTGTATTTCCAAAATTAGAAGGAGACTTAGGACCGAGAATGAAATTTCAAGGAAAAGAGGTATTGAACTGGAGTTTGAATGACTATTTAGGTCTGGCAAACCATCCAGAAGTGCGTAAAGCAGATGCAGATGCTGCTATCGAATATGGTGCTGCTGCCCCAATGGGAGCCCGTATGATGAGTGGCCACACGAAATACCACGAACAATTAGAGAACGAATTGACTGCTTTTGTAAAGAAAGAATCGGCTTATTTATTGAATTTTGGTTACCAAGGAATGGTGTCTATTATTGATGCTTTGGTAACTCGAAATGATGTGATTGTGTATGATGTAGATGCGCACGCTTGTATCATTGACGGTGTTCGTTTGCATAGCGGAAAACGTTTTACGTACAAACACAACGACATCGAAAGCATGGAGAAAAACTTGGATCGCGCTACAAAACTAGCCGAAACAACTGGCGGTGGTATTTTGTTTATTACTGAAGGTGTTTTTGGAATGCGTGGCCAACAAGGAAAGTTGAAAGAGATTGTAGCCATGAAAGAAAAATATAATTTCCGTTTGCTTGTAGATGATGCGCACGGTTTTGGTACACTTGGTGAAACAGGTGCCGGAGCTGGTGAAGAGCAAAATTGCCAAGACGGAATTGATGTTTACTTCTCTACTTTTGCCAAATCAATGGCGAATATCGGTGCATTTGTTGCTGCTGACAAAGACATAATCGATTATTTAAAATACAACTTACGTTCTCAAATGTTTGCCAAAGCATTGCCGATGATTCAAACTATTGGTTCTTTGAAACGTTTGCAGTTGTTACGTGACAACCCAGGGTTGAAAAACAAATTATGGGAAAATGTAAACACTTTACAAAATGGTTTAAGAAGCAAAGGATTTAATATTGGAGACACTAATACTTGTGTTACGCCAGTTTACTTGGAAGGAAGCGTACCAGAAGCGATGGTGATGGTAAACGACTTAAGAGAGAATTACGGTATTTTCTTGTCAATAGTAATTTATCCAGTTATCCCAAAAGGAATGATTTTATTGCGTGTTATTCCTACTGCTTCTCATACATTGGAAGATATTGCGGAAACACTTACTGCTTTTGAAGCGATTCGTGAGAAATTAGTAAACGGAACGTATAAAGAAATTGCAAGCAGAACTACAGTAGATTTGGACGCTTAATAGTTAGCAGTTCTTTTGAATATAGAAAATCCATTGGTCGAAAGGCCGATGGTTTTTTTTTGGAGCAAACCACTGGTATATCGCATCACGTTCAGTCCCGCTGTCCGTTGCAATTCCCGATCAAGAAAAACTACGGCTAAAAAACCTTGTTTTTCTAAATCGGGAGATTTTCCCTCCCATCGGGGCTATGCTACAACTTTAAATTTTCATAAGAGCCAATGCAAACAACATATAAAAAATCTGTATTTTTATGATTTCAAAATAAAACCATAAAATGAAAAAAATAGTCCTTTCATTAGTACTCCTGTTGTCTGTAACATTAGTTTCTGCCCAAAAAACAGAATATACCACCGTTAGCAATATCCATTATTACAACGAAGCAACAGCCAATAGTGATGCGTACATCAAAGAACGTTGTGTTCTCGATATCTATTACCCAAAAAACACCAAAGGATTTACCACTGTAATTTGGTTTCATGGTGGTGGTTTAACCTCAGGCAGTAAAGAACTTCCAGAAGGACTCAAAGACAAAGGATTTTGTGTGGTTTCGGTAAACTACCGATTGTCCCCCAAAGTAAAAGCACAAAAATGTATTGAAGATGCAGCAGCAGCCGTAGCTTGGACATTCAAGAATATTACCACTTACGGCGGAGATGATTCTTTAATTATGGTTTCAGGACATTCGGCGGGGGCGTACTTATCATTGATGGTGGGATTGGACAAAAAATGGCTGAAAGCTGACGGAATTGACGCCAATTCCATAGCAGGATTGATTCCGTTGAGCGCTCAAACCATAACCCATTTTGAAATCCGAAAAGAAAGAGGTATTCCAGAAACCCAACCCATAGTCGATGAATTTGCTCCGTTGTATCACATTCGCGCTGATGCGCCCCCTTTATTGCTAATTACAGGCGACCGAGAAAAAGAAATGTTGGGTCGTTATGAAGAAAACGCCTATATGATGCGAATGATGAAAATTGCCGGCCACAAACAAACGACTTTGTATGAATTACAAGGTTTTGGACACAATATGACAGAACCCGCTTTTCCGTTGGTTGTTCAAGAAATTAAAAGAATTACAGCTTTAAAAACAAAATAAAATGACACCACACTTATTAATTATACCTGGACTTGGTGATTCTGGCGAAAAACACTGGCAAAGCTTTTGGTTACAAAAATTCAACAATTCGACCAAAGTCATACAAGACAATTGGGACGAACCTCAACTCGACGAATGGCTGGACCGACTTGACAATACCATTCAGAAAATTGATGAACCGATTATTTTAGTGGCTCATAGTCTAGCGGTTTCCCTAGTGATGCATTGGGTTTCCCAAAACAACAATCCAAACATTGTGGGTGCTATGCTTGTCGCTCCCGCCGATGTGGATTCTCCTGAACACACACCCGATTTCCTAAGACACTTTGCTCCCATTCCAACCCAAACTGTTCCTTTTCCGTCGCTGGTTATAGCGACCGAAAACGACACGTATATGTCTTTGGAAAGAGCACAAGAATTGGCAACGTACTGGGGAAGTGATTTTATAAACGTTGGTTTTAAAGGACACATCAACTCCGATTCCAATTTAGAATACTGGGAAGAAGGGCAAACTTTTTTACACCAACTAATCGCAAAAATAAATTAATTCTATAAATAACGCTATTCAGTCAAATACATTGACAAACATAGAAGTCATATAAGTTTTTAATTTAAAAAATCAAGTTAAATCAAAAGTTCATTTAAGCAAAGGCACTTAAGCCTATAAAGATTTTTTTAGCTTATATTCCCTTTAAATCACTGTTTTGACAAACTAATAACTTTATACTTATATGACTTATATGTTTAAAATTAAATACTGTTTATTTAGAATATAACTACAAAAACAAAAAACTAAAATGACAAATCCAATAGTATCCGCAGCCTGGCTTCAAGAACATTTGAATGATTCAAATCTAATAATTCTCGAAGCAAGATTAGACCAAAACCAATCTAACTTAGAGAATCAAAATCCCGATTTACAAATAAAAGGTGCCCGCTTATTTGATATCAAAAATAATTTTAGTGACACCAGCAATCCGTTACCAAACACTTTCCCTTCTGAAGAAAAATTTACAGCGGAAGCCCAAAAATTAGGTATCAACAAAAACAGCATCATTGTCGTTTACGATACGTTAGGAATTTATTCGAGCCCGAGAGCTTGGTGGATGTTCAAAGCAATGGGACATTCTAATGTTTTTGTTTTAAA includes these proteins:
- a CDS encoding GTP cyclohydrolase, which encodes MITIQEAKTKNELIEFIKFPFALYKDNPYWVPPIIADELETFDKTKNPAFNSAEANFYVAYKNNALVGRIATIINWDEVNYQQKKKVRFGWFDVIDDIEVTKALLEKVYELGKKNNLEYVEGPMGFSNLDKVGVLTEGFDELGTMITWYNHPYYAAHFEQLGYSTEKEYVENKFPFANAKPEFFERINELVKTRYQLKPINFKSTKAVMPYVDKMFDLFNESYANLSSFVAISDIQKEYFKKKYISFINPEYIKYVEDKNGNLVAFAIVMPSFSKALQKANGKLFPFGFLHLLNARRNSKDVVFYLIGVHPDYQNKGVTAIIFNEYHKTFTEKGIENCFRTPELADNIAIQLLWKNFNPVVHCRRKTFRIAL
- a CDS encoding transporter, which codes for MFNVKTVVAVSLFLIPTIHYSQHTDEINSNRPGESMSAFAVGKTVLQVETGVFGIQENHNLLKYDANGFGIDFEVRYGAFLENLEFIADVQFVNERFTYPMQIDDRADFKQTVLGAKYLIYDPNKGYKKEVNIYSWNANHKFNWHQVIPAVAVFAGANFTGADNPFYFSPESSISPKVAVILQNHLGDGSWVFVTNIISNYMTTDYPSLSYILTLTKGINDKWSAFVENQGIKSDFYSDAIVRGGAAYLINKNLQVDASISTNFKDTPSILYGGVGMSWRWDGRYKEVQLLTKEEQAAQKMAKKTKTKKGFRIFNKK
- a CDS encoding non-canonical purine NTP diphosphatase; its protein translation is MKIVFATNNKNKILEIQSMLPESIEIISLESIGCLEDIPETADTIEGNAIMKANYITEKYGYDCFADDTGLEVDSLNGEPGVYSARYAGEQRSSEDNMDKLLLNLENSTNRNAQFKTVITLNLKGKQYLFTGIAKGEITLEKNGNQGFGYDPIFRPQGYQETFAQLSLDTKNRISHRGKATQELISFLNQNPM
- a CDS encoding NYN domain-containing protein, with the translated sequence MSQIEKELKLAVLIDADNVPYSNVKGMMEEITKYGTPTTKRIYADWTKPNANGWKSVLLEHAITPIQQYSYTVGKNSSDSAMIIDAMDLLYSDKVDGFCIVSSDSDFTRLAIRLRESGMKVIGIGEKKTPNSFIVACDRFIYIEVLDGAIKKKKPKPSAANSNTETKDAKKIPEKEPSIKIDNPTIDLIEDAIDAICDDAGWAFLGDVGNLIVKNKPEFDPRSYGFTKLTPMLKSLTDILEIDERDSDKKGIKHVYVRLRYT
- a CDS encoding aminotransferase class I/II-fold pyridoxal phosphate-dependent enzyme, whose product is MVKDLFERIQNNKGPLGKWASQAEGYFVFPKLEGDLGPRMKFQGKEVLNWSLNDYLGLANHPEVRKADADAAIEYGAAAPMGARMMSGHTKYHEQLENELTAFVKKESAYLLNFGYQGMVSIIDALVTRNDVIVYDVDAHACIIDGVRLHSGKRFTYKHNDIESMEKNLDRATKLAETTGGGILFITEGVFGMRGQQGKLKEIVAMKEKYNFRLLVDDAHGFGTLGETGAGAGEEQNCQDGIDVYFSTFAKSMANIGAFVAADKDIIDYLKYNLRSQMFAKALPMIQTIGSLKRLQLLRDNPGLKNKLWENVNTLQNGLRSKGFNIGDTNTCVTPVYLEGSVPEAMVMVNDLRENYGIFLSIVIYPVIPKGMILLRVIPTASHTLEDIAETLTAFEAIREKLVNGTYKEIASRTTVDLDA
- a CDS encoding alpha/beta hydrolase; the protein is MKKIVLSLVLLLSVTLVSAQKTEYTTVSNIHYYNEATANSDAYIKERCVLDIYYPKNTKGFTTVIWFHGGGLTSGSKELPEGLKDKGFCVVSVNYRLSPKVKAQKCIEDAAAAVAWTFKNITTYGGDDSLIMVSGHSAGAYLSLMVGLDKKWLKADGIDANSIAGLIPLSAQTITHFEIRKERGIPETQPIVDEFAPLYHIRADAPPLLLITGDREKEMLGRYEENAYMMRMMKIAGHKQTTLYELQGFGHNMTEPAFPLVVQEIKRITALKTK
- a CDS encoding RBBP9/YdeN family alpha/beta hydrolase, coding for MTPHLLIIPGLGDSGEKHWQSFWLQKFNNSTKVIQDNWDEPQLDEWLDRLDNTIQKIDEPIILVAHSLAVSLVMHWVSQNNNPNIVGAMLVAPADVDSPEHTPDFLRHFAPIPTQTVPFPSLVIATENDTYMSLERAQELATYWGSDFINVGFKGHINSDSNLEYWEEGQTFLHQLIAKIN